The following are encoded together in the Glycine soja cultivar W05 chromosome 5, ASM419377v2, whole genome shotgun sequence genome:
- the LOC114412149 gene encoding pEARLI1-like lipid transfer protein 1: MASKTCSSLALFLALNLLSFSLVSACGSYSCPSPKPKPKANPNPSPSGASCPRDALKLGVCANVLKGLLNVTLGQPPVTPCCSLLDGLVDLEAAVCLCTALKANVLGINLNLPLSLSLLLNVCSRKVPRDFQCA; encoded by the coding sequence ATGGCTTCCAAAACTTGTTCCTCCCTTGCTCTTTTCCTCGCACTCAACCTCCTCTCCTTTTCACTTGTCTCTGCATGCGGTAGTTATTCATGCCCTAGTCCAAAGCCAAAGCCAAAGGCCAACCCCAACCCTAGTCCTTCGGGTGCATCGTGCCCCCGTGACGCACTCAAGCTAGGTGTATGTGCCAACGTTCTAAAAGGGTTGTTGAACGTGACTTTGGGTCAACCACCAGTAACCCCTTGCTGCTCCCTTCTCGATGGGCTCGTTGACCTTGAGGCTGCAGTTTGCCTTTGCACTGCTCTCAAAGCAAACGTTTTGGGCATCAACCTCAACCTTCCACTCTCACTCAGCTTACTTCTCAATGTTTGCTCAAGGAAAGTTCCCCGTGATTTCCAATGTGCCTAA